The following are encoded in a window of Vespa crabro chromosome 2, iyVesCrab1.2, whole genome shotgun sequence genomic DNA:
- the LOC124421736 gene encoding RING finger protein 207-like isoform X5 codes for MALPLGYSWDLRSSRTSSFCMLRAGLLTLRIAVQQTQLKEGAQLPPPDQLIRQLVELANSENPPCANCDKRDKSTMFFCTTCGQALCTHCREHTHRAKMFSSHEVVHMSKCAKDTQRRCPSHGEQYIMYCQSAKCMLCATCFRDTPVDARLHCVDIESAWQQASKKMERAANSICELQAGVRDGVLALKSQLDELRHSLESEKRALNSFCQGMQEAITKTHASVLTELQRQFEIKERMIRTRLLSLGSALPILQMHLMLCTAFTSGATKYQFLELAHPMLERLSRVAQLGHPTRPPLLAAHLKINYRSDFARTLQPFIGQVQTPKESLYDQTHTMTQQEPQVIQSSKSAQRIQPKNGSDSGPFSNHCRTFDTQLKELSQQLMTVKERLGELHRDVALLRRANTPPVGTRYEHVARDCRVLEQQLDHHQLELERLRNVFDALWEEQLCRIHIEKEIFHSQMDDILSLRSEVKQLQSLTQQLEPFVKSFSTGVSAGELSMAASDASSNQHLQALLDHLARLQMQEPPQSQTQAPTKDHRHPRGTMISADNALYMKETKEMPTRCRTPSSVGAVLDSSGNIVVYGTAKSSDPKRGVLRELIEKARTKEDRKKSPGRDDGSRDRSQSRRSRKSPDGTKPKTPPGHSSSSKVRSLYRSLKGATGDTSAEALDQPERCTDGQQQQQQQQQQQQQQQQQQQQQQQQQAQSHQSGGDEGEYQRISEASSMGEAKKRVQAQVHPIPPDEQQQLSSGKGTKVYPASDSEDVFYADEKTPSDVRRRRRASCDSLSTTGSGSRRSSIVDGTVGQTSQDARKTFVVLIGSTPTSSSLVQKQRSWETFPRPKSKRSGPGEAASSSLGQLKRADSFEGHEEAVRTLVAAVQETRSHLRQHLLHHHRHHRKSKTN; via the exons gCAACAAACACAACTTAAAGAGGGTGCACAATTACCACCACCGGATCAGTTGATACGTCAACTAGTAGAACTAGCTAATTCTGAAAATCCACCATGTGCCAATTGTGATAAGCGAGACAAATCTACTATGTTCTTCTGCACAACATGTg ggCAAGCACTATGTACTCATTGCAGAGAGCATACACACCGTGCAAAAATGTTCTCCTCTCATGAGGTGGTACATATGAGTAAATGTGCAAAAGATACTCAACGTCGTTGTCCTTCTCATGGGGAGCAGTACATCATGTATTGTCAAAGCGCCAAATGCATGCTTTGTGCAACTTGTTTTCGTGATACACCGGTAGACGCTCGATTACATTGCGTGGACATCGAAAGTGCTTGGCAACAGGCTtcaaaaaaaatggaaagagcaGCAAATTCAATTTGCGAATTGCAGGCAGGCGTAAGAGATGGAGTTTTGGCATTAAAGTCACAATTGGATGAATTACGGCATAGCCTGGAGTCAGAAAAACGCGCATTAAATTCATTCTGTCAAGGAATGCAGGAAGCGATTACTAAAACTCACGCATCCGTTCTCACGGAACTTCAACGTCAAtttgaaataaaggaaagaatgatTCGGACTCGATTGCTATCCTTGGGTAGTGCACTTCCAATACTACAGATGCATTTAATGCTGTGTACAGCTTTTACAAGTGGTGCGACGAAATATCAATTTCTTGAACTCGCACATCCCATGCTCGAAAGATTGAGTCGCGTAGCACAACTTGGACATCCTACAAGACCTCCTCTACTTGCTGctcatttgaaaataaattatagaagCGATTTTGCTCGTACGTTACAGCCTTTCATTGGTCAGGTACAAACGCCGAAAGAATCATTGTACGATCAGACTCATACGATGACCCAACAGGAACCGCAGGTTATACAG agCAGCAAGTCTGCTCAGAGAATCCAGCCGAAGAACGGAAGTGACAGTGGGCCATTTTCCAACCATTGTCGCACCTTCGATACCCAATTGAAAGAGCTAAGTCAACAACTGATGACGGTGAAAGAACGTTTAGGAGAACTTCATCGAGACGTCGCACTACTTAGAAGAGCGAATACACCGCCTGTGGGTACGCGTTACGAACACGTGGCGAGAGATTGTCGCGTGTTGGAACAGCAATTGGATCATCATCAGTTAGAATTAGAACGATTGAGAAACGTTTTTGACGCTTTGTGGGAAGAACAATTGTGTAGGATtcatatagagaaagaaatttttcattctcag ATGGACGATATTCTATCTTTAAGGAGCGAAGTGAAACAATTACAAAGTCTTACACAGCAATTGGAACCATTTGTGAAATCATTTTCTACAGGAGTTTCCGCAGGCGAATTGAGCATGGCTGCTTCGGATGCTTCCAGTAATCAACATCTGCAAGCTTTATTAGATCACTTAGCTCGCTTACAGATGCAGGAACCACCTCAATCGCAAACTCAAGCACCGACTAAGGATCATCGTCATCCACGAGGTACTATGATCAGTGCTGACAACGCTCTTTACATGAAGg aaacgaaagaaatgccGACACGTTGTCGGACACCGTCAAGCGTCGGTGCCGTATTAGACTCTAGTGGTAACATAGTCGTATATGGTACCGCCAAATCTTCCGATCCGAAAAGAGGAGTCTTGAGAGAGCTCATTGAAAAAGCTAGAACGAAAGAGGATCGTAAGAAATCACCCGGAAGAGATGACGGTAGTCGAGATCGTAGTCAAAGCCGACGTTCAAGAAAATCACCGGATGGTACGAAACCTAAAACACCACCAGGACATTCATCGAGTAGTAAGGTTCGATCGTTGTATCGTTCCTTGAAAGGTGCAACCGGTGACACGTCCGCTGAGGCACTCGATCAACCAGAAAGATGTACGGATGgtcaacagcaacagcaacaacaacaacaacagcaacaacaacaacaacaacaacagcaacaacaacagcaacaacaagcACAGTCGCATCAATCAG GTGGAGATGAGGGGGAATATCAACGAATTTCCGAAGCTTCTAGCATGGGAGAGGCTAAAAAACGAGTCCAAGCGCAAGTACATCCTATACCACCTGACGAGCAACAACAGCTATCCAGTGGGAAGGGTACAAAGGTGTATCCGGCCAGCGACTCCGAGGATGTCTTCTATGCGGATGAGAAGACTCCTAGTGATGTACGAAGACGCAGACGTGCCAGCTGTGACAGCCTAAGTACAACCGGTTCCGGTAGCAGAAGATCGAGCATCGTTGACGGGACGGTAGGTCAAACCTCGCAGGATGCCAGGAAAACATTCGTTGTTTTGATTGGATCAACACCTACGTCGTCATCTCTGGTGCAGAAGCAGCGTTCCTGGGAAACCTTTCCTCGACCAAAGAGCAAAAGAAGCGGACCCGGTGAAGCTGCATCCTCCTCCCTGGGACAACTTAAAAGAGCAGATAGCTTTGAGGGTCACGAGGAAGCTGTACGAACGTTGGTTGCTGCGGTACAAGAAACCAGATCGCATCTGCGCCAacatcttcttcatcatcatcgtcatcatcgtaaGAGCAAGACGAATTAA
- the LOC124421736 gene encoding RING finger protein 207-like isoform X6, whose protein sequence is MASSGSVAVDGVGENNATSGVDPVVPRNPLVCGVCHDYYNEPCLLSCFHTFCARCIRGPHLDGKVTCPICGQQTQLKEGAQLPPPDQLIRQLVELANSENPPCANCDKRDKSTMFFCTTCGQALCTHCREHTHRAKMFSSHEVVHMSKCAKDTQRRCPSHGEQYIMYCQSAKCMLCATCFRDTPVDARLHCVDIESAWQQASKKMERAANSICELQAGVRDGVLALKSQLDELRHSLESEKRALNSFCQGMQEAITKTHASVLTELQRQFEIKERMIRTRLLSLGSALPILQMHLMLCTAFTSGATKYQFLELAHPMLERLSRVAQLGHPTRPPLLAAHLKINYRSDFARTLQPFIGQVQTPKESLYDQTHTMTQQEPQVIQSSKSAQRIQPKNGSDSGPFSNHCRTFDTQLKELSQQLMTVKERLGELHRDVALLRRANTPPVGTRYEHVARDCRVLEQQLDHHQLELERLRNVFDALWEEQLCRIHIEKEIFHSQMDDILSLRSEVKQLQSLTQQLEPFVKSFSTGVSAGELSMAASDASSNQHLQALLDHLARLQMQEPPQSQTQAPTKDHRHPRGTMISADNALYMKETKEMPTRCRTPSSVGAVLDSSGNIVVYGTAKSSDPKRGVLRELIEKARTKEDRKKSPGRDDGSRDRSQSRRSRKSPDGTKPKTPPGHSSSSKVRSLYRSLKGATGDTSAEALDQPERCTDGQQQQQQQQQQQQQQQQQQQQQQQQQAQSHQSAFYRRR, encoded by the exons gCAACAAACACAACTTAAAGAGGGTGCACAATTACCACCACCGGATCAGTTGATACGTCAACTAGTAGAACTAGCTAATTCTGAAAATCCACCATGTGCCAATTGTGATAAGCGAGACAAATCTACTATGTTCTTCTGCACAACATGTg ggCAAGCACTATGTACTCATTGCAGAGAGCATACACACCGTGCAAAAATGTTCTCCTCTCATGAGGTGGTACATATGAGTAAATGTGCAAAAGATACTCAACGTCGTTGTCCTTCTCATGGGGAGCAGTACATCATGTATTGTCAAAGCGCCAAATGCATGCTTTGTGCAACTTGTTTTCGTGATACACCGGTAGACGCTCGATTACATTGCGTGGACATCGAAAGTGCTTGGCAACAGGCTtcaaaaaaaatggaaagagcaGCAAATTCAATTTGCGAATTGCAGGCAGGCGTAAGAGATGGAGTTTTGGCATTAAAGTCACAATTGGATGAATTACGGCATAGCCTGGAGTCAGAAAAACGCGCATTAAATTCATTCTGTCAAGGAATGCAGGAAGCGATTACTAAAACTCACGCATCCGTTCTCACGGAACTTCAACGTCAAtttgaaataaaggaaagaatgatTCGGACTCGATTGCTATCCTTGGGTAGTGCACTTCCAATACTACAGATGCATTTAATGCTGTGTACAGCTTTTACAAGTGGTGCGACGAAATATCAATTTCTTGAACTCGCACATCCCATGCTCGAAAGATTGAGTCGCGTAGCACAACTTGGACATCCTACAAGACCTCCTCTACTTGCTGctcatttgaaaataaattatagaagCGATTTTGCTCGTACGTTACAGCCTTTCATTGGTCAGGTACAAACGCCGAAAGAATCATTGTACGATCAGACTCATACGATGACCCAACAGGAACCGCAGGTTATACAG agCAGCAAGTCTGCTCAGAGAATCCAGCCGAAGAACGGAAGTGACAGTGGGCCATTTTCCAACCATTGTCGCACCTTCGATACCCAATTGAAAGAGCTAAGTCAACAACTGATGACGGTGAAAGAACGTTTAGGAGAACTTCATCGAGACGTCGCACTACTTAGAAGAGCGAATACACCGCCTGTGGGTACGCGTTACGAACACGTGGCGAGAGATTGTCGCGTGTTGGAACAGCAATTGGATCATCATCAGTTAGAATTAGAACGATTGAGAAACGTTTTTGACGCTTTGTGGGAAGAACAATTGTGTAGGATtcatatagagaaagaaatttttcattctcag ATGGACGATATTCTATCTTTAAGGAGCGAAGTGAAACAATTACAAAGTCTTACACAGCAATTGGAACCATTTGTGAAATCATTTTCTACAGGAGTTTCCGCAGGCGAATTGAGCATGGCTGCTTCGGATGCTTCCAGTAATCAACATCTGCAAGCTTTATTAGATCACTTAGCTCGCTTACAGATGCAGGAACCACCTCAATCGCAAACTCAAGCACCGACTAAGGATCATCGTCATCCACGAGGTACTATGATCAGTGCTGACAACGCTCTTTACATGAAGg aaacgaaagaaatgccGACACGTTGTCGGACACCGTCAAGCGTCGGTGCCGTATTAGACTCTAGTGGTAACATAGTCGTATATGGTACCGCCAAATCTTCCGATCCGAAAAGAGGAGTCTTGAGAGAGCTCATTGAAAAAGCTAGAACGAAAGAGGATCGTAAGAAATCACCCGGAAGAGATGACGGTAGTCGAGATCGTAGTCAAAGCCGACGTTCAAGAAAATCACCGGATGGTACGAAACCTAAAACACCACCAGGACATTCATCGAGTAGTAAGGTTCGATCGTTGTATCGTTCCTTGAAAGGTGCAACCGGTGACACGTCCGCTGAGGCACTCGATCAACCAGAAAGATGTACGGATGgtcaacagcaacagcaacaacaacaacaacagcaacaacaacaacaacaacaacagcaacaacaacagcaacaacaagcACAGTCGCATCAATCAG CTTTCTATCGTCGCCGTTAA